AATGATTGGATTGTATGGTGTGTCTTTTGAAGGGATGAAATGCAATTTACACCCTCAACAAATCatccaaaggctaaaaacaattaaggAGATGTGAGGAGATGCAATTTACATCCTTGATAAATCatccaaaggctaaaaacaattaaggTGATGTgaagagatgcaatttacaTCCTTGATAAATCatccaaaggctaaaaataattgaggtgaTATGCATTAACTATACTTGGGGGATGGGATGgactttatagatatatatgatttcttctctctctttttttcacaaAAGAAATGTTTAATAGGGTGGAGAGCTGAGCCTTGATATATATCACACCTTCTCCCATGTTGCACTAACTAGGAGAGAAGAAAATTTATTAGTACCACCTCGCTTACCAAGCTAgtatcccctcccctcccatggCGCTCTccactctcctcctcccctcctcctcctcttcctcctccaagaCGGCCACTGCCACCGACAcctccgaccgccgccgccaccaccaccaccacaaccacaccaagcgcaagaagaagccgccgccgccgccgctctcacCGACGCCGAGAACGCCGCCGCCTGCAGGGAGTGGAAGCCACCGCGCCATGGCCGCGTCGTCCAAGAAGAGCACCAAGCAGGTCGTCGTCGCGGCCAAGACGACGACCGGCCACCGccccaagaaggcggcggcggcgccgacgacgccgtctCGTGGtgcgccgtcggcgtcggccgcgccggTGTCGTCGTCGTGGGAGCAGCTGAAGAGCCTGCTGAGCTGccggagcgcgacggcggcggcgcgcgtgcacgaccccgccgcgccgtcgtccgcgTTGTCGCGGCTCCGCAgccacggcgccggcgcgtgCGGCGCGTCGCTCTGCGCCATCCGCGACGTGGTCGACGCCgccagctccgcctccgcggcgtccaccgccgccgcgtccctcGACCGCGACACCACCCCGCTCAcccgctcctcccgccgcgcccaccgcgccgccacctcctcctccggcggcggcggcggccaccacgcCTCCCTCCGTGGCCTCTCCGGTTGCTACGAGTGCCGCGCCATCAACGTCGAGCCCATGTCAAGGTCTCCTCCTAATCcgattaattacttaattaagcTCATAATTAACTTGATTAGCGAATAATAATCTGGTGTTAATTAGGAGGTATCCGAGGCCACGGGAGCTGTGCGCATGCTCGCAGTGTGGGGAGGTGTTCAACAAGGCCGACAGCTTGGAGCACCACCAAGCCATTCGCCATGCTGGTAATTAactaaattttgatgaaaatttcTACAAATTTCATCAACTTTACATAAACCGTAAACGATATTGATATCAACCATCTCCATTCTAACGAAAAATGACAAACTGAGGTTCATGTTGTGTGAATAGTAGTCAATGCTTTTGGGGTGTAGAACAAGTTAAGATAGTACTCCTAGCTAATCCAAGTTAGTAACACTAATGAGGAGGCATTGAGATCTGCGTGTGTGGGTACTATATATTGCCCAGTCAATATGATTGGTTTACTCATGACAAAATGATGATGGATATTTCCACATAGACACCAATATTGTgataattattattataatcTTAGTGGAGTGACAGTGTTATTAGTTTACTAGTTTCTTGGCACATCAAACCatgtgagatgagatgagatgagaggagaggagacaaaCAGAAAGGAGAAGGAAGATGCTGCTCATCAAAGCTATTAACCCcatctttcttttcctcttttcctttGTCTTTTGTGGGTTACAAGGAAGCTACTGTCTTGTGCACATTAATCATCTTTGGTTAATTATTTTAGTTAAGATTGGATGGCAAAAATACATCAAAAGGTATCTGTGCCTAGCCATCTTTTGCATGCTTGCAGTCGCATCTGCATCTCCATTTGTTGAAGGTAGATGGGTAGAAGCTTTCTGACTACTGATGGCATCTCAATGCATGTAGGATACTGCATGCACATGATTAGTTATTATAAAGATCATTAATTAACAGCAATGACAGTACAGTGCCTGATTAAGACAATGCACCAGAAGCAATAGAATCAATGTAGGAGTACTAGAAAGAACTGCAGAGTGAGATCCCAGTGCTTCTACAACTACAGTAGTTGGGCAAAGTATCCATCCAATCTGCCAATTTATTATATTAGTTGGTAGCACACAGGATCTGCATGCACTTTTGTGTACCCTCACAAACACGAACACACTCACAATTTGTGAAATTAGTACTCTGAAAGGAACACAAAGTTTCAGATTGTTCAGGTGTCGTTTACTCCTTCGGTTCCATTTTAAGTGTAGTTATGAGTTTCGATATCCAATATTTAACTGtttgtcttattttaaaaaaaatataaaaaaattaaaaaaataagtcatgcataaagtaatattcatgttttatcatctaatatcAATAAAAgtactaataataaaaaaaaactttcaaataagAAGGACAATCAAATGTTGGACGAAAAAACTcaaaactgcacttaaaatgagacagagggagtacttgctTGTCCTTTGatgcctttattttttttatgaagttTCTAGGGCAGCTATAGCTCCTTATAGAATTTCTCAGCTTTCGAAACACATCAGATTTTCACCCAAGTTTAAGAATATATAGTTAtagaattcagaaaataaattaaacaccAGAAGCCAGGAATCAAACTTTAAATTCTCAATAGCTTGCTACTCCCCTCGTTCGATATTTGTTTAGAAAATGATCTTTTTTCTGGTACGAACAAGCTACTTAGCAGAATCTCAAGCTTCCAAATAGATGCAGAACATGCATAGCTGATTATACAGCTTTAAACTGCCATGGGCCATGGCAGCCACTAAGGTTAGTTAAGTGATCGATGTGCTTGCATGAACATGTACATCATCCTCTTGAACTGTTTAGGTCAATTGAAGTGTCCTATCACATGACAGTGCTGCACTATTTGCAATGCCATTATTGTTGTTGATGCGGCCGAGATGAAGTACTGATCTCCTGAATTTCAGTGCCTTGATTGCACACTGTCTGCTATGATAACTGTGAGCTTAGCTTGCACATGCTGATGCACTCACTGCATTTAATGcacttagctagctagctgtgcgTGGTTAATCTCTCCACTAATTACATTACATTACGGTAGATCCAATTAATTAGCTTGCTCCCTGGAGGATTAGCGAGTGATTAATTTTGGAGTGCATGCAATGCATATGCAGTGTCGGAGCTGGGGCCGGAGGACTCGGGGCGAAACATCGTGGAGATAATCTTCAAGTCGAGCTGGCAGAAGCGCGACCGTCCGATCTGCCAGATCGACCGCATCCTCAAGGTGCACAACGCGGCGCGCACCGTGGCGCGCTTCGAGGCCTACCGCGACGCCGTCCGCACCCgctgccgcgccaccgccgcccgcgccgccgccgacggcaacGAGCTCCTCCGCTTCcaccccgccgccctcgcctgccCGCTCGGCCTCAACGGCGCCACCTCGctctgcgacgacgacgacgcctgcGGCGTGTGCGCGGCGATCCGGCACGGGTTCGCGCCGTGGGCGGGCGCGCACCCGCTCGGCGTGCGCACCACGGCGAGCAGCGGCCGCGCGCACGactgcggcgcggcggcggcggcggcgcagcaggcGGGCGGGTGCCGGGCAATGCTGGTGTGCCGCGTAATCGCCGGCCGTGTCCGCCggaacgacgacgatggcggtgcggaggaggaggagggagcgttCGActcggtggccggcgacgaggcggcgagcAGCGTGTACGGCAACCTGGAGGAGCTGTTCGTGGCGAACCCAAGGGCCATACTGCCGTGCTTCGTCGTCATCTACCGTGTTGTCCCCGAGTGAAGCAGCAAACAACACTCAAAATCAATTAATTGTATCAACCTTTTGTATTAGCATAATCGTCCAGCAATTTCAACATCATATAAATGTATAAATTAAATGCATTTTGAGGGAGAGATGAACTTAATTTTTGTCTAGTTGCTGTTCCAGTGTAGTATCTGTTTGTATTGTAGTGTTGTATATATGGACAAATAATTAAGCCACTTGATTAGACAAATCTTCGATCTACACGCTTCTTCAACTAATCATTCATTCAggttgatgcttcttcattcGATGTACGTTTAATCATAGATTCATACTATGTCGTCGTATTATTCCAATTTGCAACTATTATTTGCCAAGATACGTATACGTAATCCAATACCATTTGACGCATCAACTAATTGGTGAAGGTATAACTTTGACATCATATGTTCATATGTACATGAAATTTCTTTTGTGATTGCATTAGTTGGGCAATGCACATCACCATCTTGTTTGCTTAACTAGTCACTTAACAGTATTGGTGGACCTAGCTTAGCTTCTTCTCAACTGTGATGCATGATCAGATCAATCAGACATGTATCCATGGATTCATGCAGATCGAGAGACAGATAGAATCTCACCTTTGCAAGatgtgatgcatgcatgcatatatggatGTGGGTACGTTTGCTGCTAACTTTTGACCAAATTTTATCATCTGTCATATGTTAAAAAAGTCAACCACACATGGTTGTCTTCACCTTTTCCATGTTGGATCAGATCAATGATTGCTAGAGGTTAATTTTTGTGGTGACTTGACTTGCAAATTTACTTGTACGGTTAGTTCATTCTCACTCTTTCATACTAAGCATGTGTTTcgattctaacttttttcttcaaattaacttccaacttttccgtcacatcaaatgtttggccacatgcatggagtattaaatatggaaaaaaaaactaattgtacagtttgcatgtaaattgcgagacgaatcttttgagcctaattacgccatgattagccataagtgctacagtaacccacatttgctaatgacagattaattaggctcaaaagattcgtctcgcagtttacagtcggaatctataatttgttttgttattagtctacgtttaatacttcaaatatgtgtccgtatacgtaaaaaaaaattggcaccgaactaaacacggcctaagttATTTTAGGGCTTCTACAAATTGTAGAGAACAATTTGAGGATTcaattcctataggatttgagtACTTCATTCATTCAGTTTGGAGGAATTGGTACTATGAATTTGCATTCCTGCATTCAGAATAAGCCCTTAGGTTTGTACTAAATCAAAtgcaaattttgctataggatACTCAAAGTTTGTGACATTTGCTGTGAGACACCCAAAGAACATGTATCTTCTTGTGGACATTGCaaaaatatggtaattagctgctagACACCTGatgcattattttattatttccggtgaaaacagagagaaaaagagCATTGAAAGTACCGAAATGCCCTTGGACATTGTTCTTCTTcggcgcggtggcgccgccgccgcctccgcctgtgTAGTGagagtgaggggaggggagatggggagagtgGAGAGGATAAGGctattacttaaaattttgtgGCTCTTTTAGATCTTCTATGGGCTACAttttgagatttaatatacaCCCTTCGGCACCCCACGGGTGAAATGCCTCACCTGTCCCCTCCCCACAAAAATGCGGGCCCCCGGCCCCACCTCCCCCGCGGGTCAAAAACTgaacccgcccccgcccccgtagGGGACCCGGCCCCACGggggaaattgccatccctagctgAGACAAAtccttgagctccgaaaatcgTGGATGTTACATGAGAAGGGGTTGCCATTGATAATCAGCAATTACTTTACTATGTCAAAACGCTTGTTTGTTAAACTTAAATGGGTCTCATTTAGTTAATGTGACACGATTATCAAAGTTTGATTGCTCACTAGGATTAGAAAGTCAACGTCCCGCAATGATGATACTTGAAAGTTGAAATTAACCAAACAGAAGGCAAAAGTCAAAGATCCCTAGCTAGTAGCTCTCCAATTCACCTAGAGCTATAGTGGAGTAGTTGCTAACTGAAAATAAGTCGTCATCTTTGCTTTTAAATTCTTCCCTAAATTTATAACACATTTTCAtctgttttatttgttttcctttaaaaaaaaactcatttcTTTCAATGTAGCATAAATAAAGAGCAACTAATTAATTGATTTGAGTTATTTTCTTATCACATCCTTTTGATTCtttattatttcttttgaaccttttattttttcatttcaAAAGTAAACTATTCCAAAACTTATTTCTAATCCAAACCTTTTGGTCACACCACCCCACTTAGGTGAAACAACACTGTCACGCCATGATGGGTTGCACATGGTATTGTTGTCTCGCCATGCCAAAAGGTTCATGTTTAGAAATAAGTTTTGgaagagtttatttttttaaaatccaTCCTTGTATGATTAAAGCGACTTGCATTTACAAGTATACCATCAGGACATGATGAGATCCATCTCTGAATGTTCTAATTAACCTTGTGAGTTTTTTATTAGACTAGATTTTGCCAGAGTGGGTCAATGTCTTAATACATGCATGATCATTATGTTGTCAATGTTCTATGCTGTTGCCTTCCTAGCTATGCCCATTTTAATTATACTCCCAATCTAAGTTGTACCATGTTATTGAGCCGGCCTGTGACACGTGATCTATCTCAAATATTTTCGGTGAAAGCTTCATGAAGTTGTCAGTGTGTTAACTATTAGGTGAAATATGTAGAAGATGCATTGTCGTGTTCTCGGTTAGCACTGCCAAACATGAAGACATGGCTAAGTTTCAAATGGAATCATGTGCGCTATTGTTTCCACTTGATGCAGTTTTGACAAATAGTATTAATTAAACGTGCCATTTGCGTCATGCATATGCTTGCAAATTAACTATATAtctttaatataatatttttatattaattgATATGTATGAGCTAGCTAGAGCCTAGCTAGAGTAGTATATATCTAGGCTTAGCATTTCTGATGGTGTCTTCAACTATATATATCATGTTATATTAATTATACACATGTCCTCTTTTGAGTTGGTATACATGCTGTATTTGTTAAATATTACTCAAGGGGGCTTGTTATTTTGTACAGTTTTGTTACACAATAGTGTGAGGTTCCTTCTCTCTTCTAAAATAGAACTACAATTATGATATGTTAATTATTCCGATTCTAGCTaatcttatttatttttctttgtgtCTCTTAACATTTTTTAACCAATGATATGATATTATTTCCCTCTTCTTTAGAAAACATAAAAAGAGCTTATTTCATACATTTCTGCATTTATCTTTAGAACCAAAGCAATCTTTAGAGAAAAGCCCAGGGGTACTCCGGCCAGTTCCACATGGTGGTGAGCTAGCCGGCCTGAGTTCGAAGACTCATcccttctatttatttgatattaggtccttcctAATATTCGCATTTTTTTCCCAAAGCAATCTTTATAGTTCCACATGGGAGTTTAACAATTACAACAAAAAGTTTATTCAATAGTACCACCATATATAGTTTGTATAATCTCGCTGCACTCTCATGTTTGCATTTTACTCTAGCGATCTTCTCAATCCTTTGCAAACTTTTTTGAGGGTATTCCTTTCCAAACTTAAACAAATTAACATTTATGCATGAAtttgtacatacatacatacatacatacatacatacatacatacatacatacaaacacacatacagatatatatatatatatatatatatatatatatatatatatatatatatatatatatatatatatatatatgtatgtatgtataaaagttgttttattttgggacgaaggaagTAGATGTTTAACAATGGCATTGGACACACAATGTAAATTTAACAGCTCAGCGAGCAACATAGGCTGCTGCGTGGGGCCCACCCGCAAAGAAAAAGGTAAATAATGTCGGTTCACCTGCTCCTTGTCCAACTCATGATCCTGCATGCTTTTGTCTTGCCGTACATATATACTAGTAGGACACATGCATCGATCAGTATTTTTAAATACGTTCTGTAACACAATTAATCGTAATGCGTATATGGATCAGATGGATCTCTAACTAATGCAACAAATGGCTGGCAAAACTGTGCGAATTTGCTCAAATCAGATCACCTAGCTTTCCTGTAATCTCCTAGCAAGACTAGGATTTGCATTGCATCAACCATCACTTATGAAAGAAAATGCAGGGTGCAGCCTACATGTTGCCAAGCTTCTCGACCTGCTGCTTCTACTCGTATAACTAATGGCTTCTCTAGCAAGATCCAATGTTTCCTGCAAAGCAAGGATGTAGAACTGGATGTAATTTGAAGCCTGTTTTGGATATAGTTGAATCAAAGGAAATTGTCCCTTCTGAAACTAGAAGGAAATTAAGGTGCTACTGTGTCaccattattttttaagtcCAAGTTCTTTAATCTCCTGTATCTTGAATTAATTGTAGCTACAAAATTAGGATAAACAGGGAAAAATGAAGACTGGAAATCTAGTTTGAGGTTTTCTTGAGTAAGCACTGAATTGGAAAAAGGACTGTATTTTTGCTCTTGTATTTCGCTAGTTATGGATTGTATTTTTAATAGGTGCAGCTGTCTGCCAAAATGGGCCTAATGTGTGTATTCATACAGGCCCAGCAAACACTAACACCTGGGATACACCCCAAATCTTACTGCATGCCACTCTCCACTGCAATATTGCAGAAGGTTTCACTTCAAAACAGAGTATCATATCACTGCACAAGTACAAAACACAATTACTAATGGTGACTGCTAATTTGGTTGAAATGCATCTTAATTCATTGATCAAATCAGTCAGACCTGaggcttaaaaaaaatcttgtgcTTCTCCCTTTGCACATTTTGAAGCAGAGAATAAACTAACAAAAGAAATGCGGATTTGATAAGGAGTGTTTGTTAAAGAAAATTTACACAGGCATATCATGTGTTGACTGTGGAGTGCAGAGCAAAATATACAATACCTTCAAAATGACAGAGCAACTAATACATACATTTGCAGCATAGAAAATATATGTCACactcacaatcatcatcattgttTCTGTTCATACAAGTGAAGTAATTAGGAGTACAAACTCGGTCAGTCCACATATGCTGACAAATCACacgaacacacacacacccacaaACAAGTGCACAACAGCAACTCGGCTGCACGAGGATCACCCAATGGATCTTCTCATGCCGCTGAAGCTGATGATTTATTCGTCGACCTCTAGGAAGCACACCACACCAGAACGGTGCTAGAGATCAAAGTTTTCACATATACATGTATGATCATCTATCCAGAAAGATGAAGCATACGTAGTAATCCGATGGATGGATCGGTCGAACAAGCAGATCGACTAACCGGCCAAACGGAAAGCAAGCATGTATGGAGAAAATAACTTAGCAGATAGATGCAGAGCTCACACACCAGCTGGCAGCTGAGCATCCATTTATTAATTTTCACACAGAACAAAAGAAGCAGAAATGAACAGAATCCAAGCTAGTAACAAGCAGATGACGAGCGTCTGGATGCCGGCCGGAGATGTACTTACTCATCATGCATTAGATATTGTTGCCGTTGCAAATGATATGATGAAATGAGCGAGCACTTTGAACACCAGCCCCAAATAAGGACATATATAATAGAGATAGAGCTGAAGAACTTGATGAGCCACTGGATGAGGGAAAGGGAATGATACGTAGATGATTACAGTATCAAATATGTAGTGTATGGACGTATATATCGATCACCTGAAtttaagaagaaaagaaagcacGCCAAGTcagacaaaattaaaaaaaaaagggaaaagctcgatcatatatatatatatatatatatgatggagTAACTAAAGTACTGAGCTATATAAGTTTctacgtatgtatgtatgtgcgCGCAAGGAATGATACCCAAGTAACAATCATGTATGCACACAGACATATGTACATACCTGAGCATGGAACCTCTGGGCAGTTTCTTCTTGTAGTAGCGTGAGTGGGTGGGCACATAGAGGGAAGGATGGTGTCCGTTCTCCAACCCATCCCACTGCAGGCCATCCCACCATTCCTTCTCGCAATCCACCTTGGGCTTGCGGGTACTGTCAAGACCAACAGCCGGTAGGCGGGTGAGGCTCCAGCAGCCTCGGATTTTGATGGTCTCGAGCTTGGGGGCCACAATCCTATGCCCGCAGATGCGTTGCAGAGAGGGCAGCTCGTGCAGGTGGATGTGCTTCAGCTCTtgaaattttatagtttttagaagcTCTTGATTATTATCATCCACTCGGAAGACATCCTTGAGGTCACCACAACACACGATCTCAAGGGTTTCCAACGCACAGTATGCATAGGAAGGACTGTTGTCATATAAGGGAAGCACATATATCAACCTGGGGCAGCAATTTAGGTGTAGCACTTTCAACCAGAATGACGAATCTGCAGGCTCAAAATGTATCTGGCCCGTTGTGCTCCAGTCCCAGATGTGGCGCGCCCTTGCTAGTTGGGATGCCCAGAATGTCTTTAGGTACCAGAAAATGCTGTTACTACCAGTACTAGGTGGAGTGAATACAACGCCTTCAATGTTAGGGCATCTCTCCACTCTGCACCACTCTAGGTTATACCATCTCCGTGCCTCATTTGAATGGCTTGTGATACTTGCGACAGACAAGCTGTCATGCACGTGCAGGCCTGAAGCTCTTTCACAGATGGAACCTGGCAAAGATGGCGACGACAATGGTTTCGTCTGCATCCTCTTATCATCTTGTAAGCTAATGTAGTGAGAGGTGCTGCCCTCCGATTTACATGGCCACATCCAGTTGCCGTTCATGGTTGCTTGTAGTTGCAAGTGCTGGATCGTGGAGTCGACATCCGCATATAACTTCTTGTGGTCAGCAGTTGGTCGTCGGCTTTTGGTTGACATCAACCAACGTTGTTCAGCCCTGCTAATGGCAATGGGCCTTCTCTTGCTTATTGTTCCGCCTAATTCAGAACTATCAGTAGTAGCAGTAGCAACACTAGCAGGAGGGGATGAGATCTCGATGCATGGTGCATCCAAGGGATATTTTGTATCATTTAGCGAGCGAAGGAGTCTTCTGTCCCTCACTGAAATATACCATTTAAATTCAACGGGTGAGAATGATGATGATTCAACTACACCTGTAGCATGACCAAGTTCAGTGCTACTAGTGTCGATGTGCAGAACCTCCAATGATACATCTTGTTTTGGCCATAGTATTGCACGAAGCTCCTTGCATCCAAGCAGTAGGAGCTCCTTGAGAGACCAGTTGCCTCGCATTGAACGTAGGTCGAGGGTTTTAATACAAGTGCCTGAGACGTCGAGTTGCTTGAGCCTCTCAAACACTCCTCTCAAAAGCACACTCTTCAACTGGGTGCATCCTCGGAAGGAGATGCTCTCTATCTTGGCTGTGACATCAACATCATTGTCATTGCTGCTGCTAGAGAAGCTAAATGACTCGAGTGATGGCGGTAGGTCATGAGGGTCAATTCGCGTCAACTCAAAACAACCATCCAGAATGATTGTCTTGATGATTTTGCAGCTAGACAGGTTCGGGAATAATGTTACTGCTACTTGATCTTGCTGCAATACTTGTGACTGATGTTGAACTTCAGTTATTGGTTCGGTCGCGACTTGGAGCTTGACAAGGTTGAGTAGCCCAAGGGGCTTGGTGCTGCTTCCGACACCAGTACTAGAATTGTTGTCATCACGGAGTAGATGGCTTATGCTCCAATGCTTGACCCCCTTCACATTTAGCTCCCTAAGCTCAACCATTAGATCTTGTGCCTCTACTGATAGCAGCCAATACCAGTCTGTGTAACTCAGGTCAAGCACCCATAGCTTCTGGAAACATGCTCCACTGCTAATACTAGTCTCCTTTTCAGTGTCTCCAGCACTAGTACTATTTGGTGATGAGCCTGAGCAGAGCTTGTCTTTGTCTTTGCAACGGTCAAGTAGGAGGAATCTTAGGCTGCTACAACCGAGGAAGGGTGGAGATGTAAAACTGAATGTACACTGGGAGAGATTTATCACACGCAGCCTGTCTACAGATGAATGTTGGAACATTCTGGCCTCCAGTGATTCTTTACAGCTTGTAGTTGCTTCCTTGTTGCTGTGAGATGTAGCCCAGAAGAATGATGCCTTTACAGAATCACAAGGCACTTGTAGTGGATCTAGTTTTTCCTTATTATTATTCAGACTATCATCCCAATCCAATCTCAGGTTGGTATGCAAAGCTTGGGCAATCTCCCATGCTGACGTATTACCAACGGATCGTATGATCCCGCTGCATACCCAGTAGTTAGCCGCGTGGGTGGCCCAGTCAATGCCATGGT
This window of the Oryza sativa Japonica Group chromosome 4, ASM3414082v1 genome carries:
- the LOC4334944 gene encoding uncharacterized protein — encoded protein: MALSTLLLPSSSSSSSKTATATDTSDRRRHHHHHNHTKRKKKPPPPPLSPTPRTPPPAGSGSHRAMAASSKKSTKQVVVAAKTTTGHRPKKAAAAPTTPSRGAPSASAAPVSSSWEQLKSLLSCRSATAAARVHDPAAPSSALSRLRSHGAGACGASLCAIRDVVDAASSASAASTAAASLDRDTTPLTRSSRRAHRAATSSSGGGGGHHASLRGLSGCYECRAINVEPMSRRYPRPRELCACSQCGEVFNKADSLEHHQAIRHAVSELGPEDSGRNIVEIIFKSSWQKRDRPICQIDRILKVHNAARTVARFEAYRDAVRTRCRATAARAAADGNELLRFHPAALACPLGLNGATSLCDDDDACGVCAAIRHGFAPWAGAHPLGVRTTASSGRAHDCGAAAAAAQQAGGCRAMLVCRVIAGRVRRNDDDGGAEEEEGAFDSVAGDEAASSVYGNLEELFVANPRAILPCFVVIYRVVPE
- the LOC9269285 gene encoding uncharacterized protein, which codes for MPADEWTRIVAGSIDEAAKKIIDFLDDTSNNRSTVIYFEACRGLGSSAVLKEVAKRLRSSSPEKLKLKLRLDKIIHVDCSLWQSKRALQKAIAQELELPRSVMAMFDQRDKEDDLDGVDHGARGVIPHIDVQECGVPINMGLSGKRVLWTSQVRFGPWMITGDVHMVAGPSDVAMFADPMDDQPLLHEEAEEVARSTGVPKPGMSPEIVKECIMYYKVVRLLDGNHGIDWATHAANYWVCSGIIRSVGNTSAWEIAQALHTNLRLDWDDSLNNNKEKLDPLQVPCDSVKASFFWATSHSNKEATTSCKESLEARMFQHSSVDRLRVINLSQCTFSFTSPPFLGCSSLRFLLLDRCKDKDKLCSGSSPNSTSAGDTEKETSISSGACFQKLWVLDLSYTDWYWLLSVEAQDLMVELRELNVKGVKHWSISHLLRDDNNSSTGVGSSTKPLGLLNLVKLQVATEPITEVQHQSQVLQQDQVAVTLFPNLSSCKIIKTIILDGCFELTRIDPHDLPPSLESFSFSSSSNDNDVDVTAKIESISFRGCTQLKSVLLRGVFERLKQLDVSGTCIKTLDLRSMRGNWSLKELLLLGCKELRAILWPKQDVSLEVLHIDTSSTELGHATGVVESSSFSPVEFKWYISVRDRRLLRSLNDTKYPLDAPCIEISSPPASVATATTDSSELGGTISKRRPIAISRAEQRWLMSTKSRRPTADHKKLYADVDSTIQHLQLQATMNGNWMWPCKSEGSTSHYISLQDDKRMQTKPLSSPSLPGSICERASGLHVHDSLSVASITSHSNEARRWYNLEWCRVERCPNIEGVVFTPPSTGSNSIFWYLKTFWASQLARARHIWDWSTTGQIHFEPADSSFWLKVLHLNCCPRLIYVLPLYDNSPSYAYCALETLEIVCCGDLKDVFRVDDNNQELLKTIKFQELKHIHLHELPSLQRICGHRIVAPKLETIKIRGCWSLTRLPAVGLDSTRKPKVDCEKEWWDGLQWDGLENGHHPSLYVPTHSRYYKKKLPRGSMLR